The segment GGACCCCCAGCGCCCAGGCCCTCATCGCGGACAACGCCCAGCCCACCCGAGCCTGTCATCCGGCCGCGGACCGGATGTGGCTTGTCGCGCAGTTCCCCGCGCCCCTAGGTGACTTTCCCCAGTGCCCTGGTCAGGTGAGGTGCCTGCACAGTCAAGGGCGGGGAGATCATGAAGGGGCGCGGGGAACTGCGCGAAAAGCGTCCACGGTCCGCAGCCGGGAAACGGCCCCCGCCGGGCCCGGCGGGCAACCGCACCCCGGCGCCCGCGCGGGCAGCGCCGCGCCGGGCCCGGGAAGCGTGGGGATCCCGCACAATGGGCGGATGCGCACGCCCACGCCCCCGGACAACCCGCCCCGCCCCGCCCCCGGGGCCCTCGGGCCGGACGCGCTGCGGGCCGACTGCGCGAGCTGCTTCGGGCTCTGCTGTGTCGCCCTGCCCTTCATCGCCTCCGCGGACTTCGCGCGGAACAAGGCGGCGGGCGAGGCCTGCGGGAATCTCGCCCCGGACTTCCGGTGCGGAATCCACGCCCGGCTGCGGACCAGTGGATACCAGGGGTGCACGGTCTACGACTGCTTCGGCGCCGGACAGCAGGTGTCGCAGGAGACCTTCGGCGGCAGCGACTGGCGGCAGGCCCCGGACACCGCCGGTGCCATGTTCGACGCGTTCCCCGTCGTACGGCATCTGCGCGAACTGCTCTGGTATCTCACCGACGCGCTCTCCCAGGAGGCGGCCCGCCCGCTCCACAAGAAGCTCCGGGCCCGGTTCGCGGAGGTCGAGGGACTGACCCGGCTCGACCCCGCCCGGCTGGCGGTACTGGATGTGACTGCCCACCGGGAGAAGGTCAACGCGCTGCTGCTGCGGACCAGTGAGCTGGTGCGGGCACCCGTGCGCGGCCGCAGGAAGGACCGGCGCGGCGCCGATCTGATGGGCGCCCGGCTGCGCGGCGCGGACCTGCGCGGGGTGAGCCTGCGGGGCGCGTATCTGATCGCCGCCGATCTCTCCGGCGCCGATCTGCGGCAGGCCGATCTCATCGGCGCGGACCTGCGGGACGCCGATCTGTCCGGCGCCGATCTGCGCGGCAGTCTCTTCCTCACCCGGACGCAGGTGAACGCGGCGCGGGGCGATACCGCGACCGGGCTCCCCCCGGCTCTCGACCGTCCGGCGCACTGGTCCTGACCCGGCGGACGCGCCGGACGTGCGACGGCGGCCGGGCTCTCGGGCCCGGGCGCGGCGGGTGACGACGTCCCCGCCGGGACGTGCGTGGTGCTACGGCGGCGGATACTAGCCGTTGGCCAGTGCCACGACCCGGTCGTAGGCCCCGTTGAATTTGTTGTGGTCACCGACGATCGGACCCGACGATGTGTACTGCCACATCGTCTGGAACTCCCAGCCGGCCGGCAGCTCGCCCGGAGTGGTGCTGTACCGGGCGATCCACAGCGGAGTGTTCGCGCCGAAGCCGCTGTAGTTGCCCGTGCACTGCTTCCACCAGCTCGTC is part of the Streptomyces qinzhouensis genome and harbors:
- a CDS encoding pentapeptide repeat-containing protein — encoded protein: MRTPTPPDNPPRPAPGALGPDALRADCASCFGLCCVALPFIASADFARNKAAGEACGNLAPDFRCGIHARLRTSGYQGCTVYDCFGAGQQVSQETFGGSDWRQAPDTAGAMFDAFPVVRHLRELLWYLTDALSQEAARPLHKKLRARFAEVEGLTRLDPARLAVLDVTAHREKVNALLLRTSELVRAPVRGRRKDRRGADLMGARLRGADLRGVSLRGAYLIAADLSGADLRQADLIGADLRDADLSGADLRGSLFLTRTQVNAARGDTATGLPPALDRPAHWS